A genomic region of Melanotaenia boesemani isolate fMelBoe1 chromosome 13, fMelBoe1.pri, whole genome shotgun sequence contains the following coding sequences:
- the zgc:113278 gene encoding translocating chain-associated membrane protein 1-like 1 isoform X2, which produces MGFRKKNKSPPVLSHEFVIQNHADMVSCLAMIILLGLMFEVTAKFAIMFITVQYNVTQVLDEKSEQGIRYQYGPKDVATVFFYLLIAVILHALIQEYILDKINRRLHLSKTKHSKFNESGQLAAFYLFSFVWGCSILTAEDFATNPTLLWEHYPHTDMVFQVKFFYICQIAYWLHALPELYFQKVRKEDIPRQLYYICLYVVHITGAYVLNLHRLGLVLLVPHYLVELLFHASRLFYFSDENKQKGFTLWALLFVIARLLTLTLSVLTFGFGLPRTENHGFSLADGNFNVLTIRMTCLAAICLTQAWMMWKFINFQLKKWREHSQNQASKKKMVSPKSKPHKREPTRGASNGVVKSEDKTSPRARKAKAS; this is translated from the exons ATGGGTTTCCGCAAGAAGAACAAGAGCCCGCCAGTGCTGAGCCACGAGTTTGTGATCCAGAATCATGCCGACATGGTTTCGTGTTTGGCCATGATTATCCTCCTCGGTCTGATGTTTGAG GTCACAGCAAAGTTTGCCATCATGTTCATCACAGTCCAGTACAACGTAACTCAAGTTCTTG atgAGAAGAGTGAGCAGGGGATTCGTTACCAGTATGGTCCTAAAGATGTGGCTACCGTGTTTTTCTACCTGCTAATAGCAGTCATCCTTCATGCCTTGATACAAGAATACATCCTCGAT aaaataaatcgAAGGTTGCACCtgtcaaaaaccaaacacagcaagTTCAATGAGTCGGGACAGCTCGCAGCGTTCTACCTGTTCTCCTTCGTCTGGGGCTGCAGCATCCTAACAGCG GAGGACTTTGCAACAAATCCTACTTTGTTGTGGGAGCATTATCCACACACTGACATGGT TTTTCAGGTCAAGTTCTTCTATATTTGCCAAATTGCCTATTGGCTCCATGCACTTCCTGAGCTGTACTTTCAAAAAGTACGGAAG GAAGACATCCCCCGCCAGCTTTATTACATCTGCCTTTACGTTGTCCACATCACTGGTGCCTACGTCTTAAA CCTCCACCGACTGGGCCTGGTGCTGCTAGTCCCTCATTACCTGGTGGAGCTTCTGTTTCATGCGTCACGTCTCTTCTACTTCAGTGACGAGAACAAGCAAAAGgg ttttaCGTTGTGGGCCCTACTTTTTGTTATCGCTCGCCTCCTCACCCTCACACTCTCAGTACTGACATTTGGCTTTGGCCTGCCCCGGACAGAAAACCACGGCTTCTCCTTAGCAGACGGCAACTTCAATGTGCTTACCATAAG GATGACCTGTCTGGCAGCTATCTGCCTGACACAGGCTTGGATGATGTGGAAGTTCATTAATTTCCAGTTGAAAAAGTGGCGAGAGCACAGCCAGAACCAAGCATCAAAAAAGAAGATGGTCAGTCCAAAGAGCAAGCCTCATAAAAGGGAACCTACAAGGG GTGCTTCCAATGGAGTTGTCAAGTCTGAGGATAAAACATCCCCCCGAGCAAGAAAAGCCAAAGCTTCATAA
- the zgc:113278 gene encoding translocating chain-associated membrane protein 1-like 1 isoform X1, whose amino-acid sequence MGFRKKNKSPPVLSHEFVIQNHADMVSCLAMIILLGLMFEVTAKFAIMFITVQYNVTQVLDEKSEQGIRYQYGPKDVATVFFYLLIAVILHALIQEYILDKINRRLHLSKTKHSKFNESGQLAAFYLFSFVWGCSILTAEDFATNPTLLWEHYPHTDMVFQVKFFYICQIAYWLHALPELYFQKVRKEDIPRQLYYICLYVVHITGAYVLNLHRLGLVLLVPHYLVELLFHASRLFYFSDENKQKGFTLWALLFVIARLLTLTLSVLTFGFGLPRTENHGFSLADGNFNVLTIRMTCLAAICLTQAWMMWKFINFQLKKWREHSQNQASKKKMVSPKSKPHKREPTRAGASNGVVKSEDKTSPRARKAKAS is encoded by the exons ATGGGTTTCCGCAAGAAGAACAAGAGCCCGCCAGTGCTGAGCCACGAGTTTGTGATCCAGAATCATGCCGACATGGTTTCGTGTTTGGCCATGATTATCCTCCTCGGTCTGATGTTTGAG GTCACAGCAAAGTTTGCCATCATGTTCATCACAGTCCAGTACAACGTAACTCAAGTTCTTG atgAGAAGAGTGAGCAGGGGATTCGTTACCAGTATGGTCCTAAAGATGTGGCTACCGTGTTTTTCTACCTGCTAATAGCAGTCATCCTTCATGCCTTGATACAAGAATACATCCTCGAT aaaataaatcgAAGGTTGCACCtgtcaaaaaccaaacacagcaagTTCAATGAGTCGGGACAGCTCGCAGCGTTCTACCTGTTCTCCTTCGTCTGGGGCTGCAGCATCCTAACAGCG GAGGACTTTGCAACAAATCCTACTTTGTTGTGGGAGCATTATCCACACACTGACATGGT TTTTCAGGTCAAGTTCTTCTATATTTGCCAAATTGCCTATTGGCTCCATGCACTTCCTGAGCTGTACTTTCAAAAAGTACGGAAG GAAGACATCCCCCGCCAGCTTTATTACATCTGCCTTTACGTTGTCCACATCACTGGTGCCTACGTCTTAAA CCTCCACCGACTGGGCCTGGTGCTGCTAGTCCCTCATTACCTGGTGGAGCTTCTGTTTCATGCGTCACGTCTCTTCTACTTCAGTGACGAGAACAAGCAAAAGgg ttttaCGTTGTGGGCCCTACTTTTTGTTATCGCTCGCCTCCTCACCCTCACACTCTCAGTACTGACATTTGGCTTTGGCCTGCCCCGGACAGAAAACCACGGCTTCTCCTTAGCAGACGGCAACTTCAATGTGCTTACCATAAG GATGACCTGTCTGGCAGCTATCTGCCTGACACAGGCTTGGATGATGTGGAAGTTCATTAATTTCCAGTTGAAAAAGTGGCGAGAGCACAGCCAGAACCAAGCATCAAAAAAGAAGATGGTCAGTCCAAAGAGCAAGCCTCATAAAAGGGAACCTACAAGGG CAGGTGCTTCCAATGGAGTTGTCAAGTCTGAGGATAAAACATCCCCCCGAGCAAGAAAAGCCAAAGCTTCATAA